The genomic region cttcttcatcttcttcgatGTCAGAAAGTCAGCTTTTGCAAATCTATTTTAAAAGTGCAATTTCCTTATTTTTCCCTGTTTTTGTTGTTAGATAATGTGCAAGTTAAGTACAGATCTAAGGTGGTGAAGTATACGTGGCCTGTGTTCCACCGCACAGCGGACGCCGTCCCATGGGTGCAGGTCACTTTGGCGAGTGGACAAACTCTTCAAACGAAGCTTCTGGTAGGTTCAGTTCCCTCGTACAAACTGTAGACGTGCTCCTGTCTTGGGTTAGGGTTAAACTTTCTGCTTCTCGTGTGCCGCGCAGATCGGCGCTGATGGACCAAACTCGATGGTGAGGCAGGAGTTGGGAATACCTACGGTCAAGTGGAATTATGATCAATCAGCCGTGGTGGCAGTGCTGCGCCTATCCGAGGTGATCGCCATTTTTAACATTTCTCATTGAACTTTTCTAAAAGTACAGTTTCTGTTTGCATTATGTTTAATCTCTAAAATGTAATGATGCATTGTGTGTTCCAGCCCACTGAAAACAATGTTGCATGGCAGAGATTCCTCCCAACAGGCCCTATCGCGATGTTACCGGTAATATTTCTAAGTCGTGCTAATTATCCCCACCATCGAGGTTTTTCTTTGAGGGGGAGGGGTTTCATTGACTGTTGTCCTTTCTCCTCAGCTATCAGACACCGAGAGCTCTCTGGTTTGGTCAACTAGCCCTGAACTAGCCGAGGAGCTCCTGGAGCTGGAAGAAGAAAGCTTCGTCGATGCAGTCAACTCTGCTTTCGTGAGTCTGGCTGTTTCCTTTAAATTGGCCGATGCTGTGTTTAGGATCTGTCAGTGATCTGGGTTTGTGTGCAGGGATTCTCCAAACGCCTACCTCATGAGCTGATTTGAGTGACTCACACAAACAATTTGGTCATTGTTTAGCCCAGTCTCCATACAACAATAATAATCCTCTGCAGGGATGATATACCTATCCGTGTTTGGAGAAGCTCCGTTTTTCCCAAGCTGGCTATTTTTACTTGGCCTGCTGATGGATGGGGTCACCACGGTTTAGTCACGTTCGGTCACAGGCCTGGTTTGCTAATTAAACCTGTGGTCTCCCAGTGTCGACCATTACTGCATGGAATGTTTTTCAAACAGAGCTAATTCAACTGCAACGCCTGGCCGGCATCTTCTTTTAATTAGCTCAGCTCCCGAGTCCCTGCCAAACCATTTCGTTAGGAAGGAAGGGGTGTGGGGGAGCACTTTCCCTGGCCTGGAGTTCAGCTTTGCTCCTGTGTCAGCTAAATTCTCCATCCACAAAAAAGGATAATgtctgttttctctctctctcttctggtcATTTTTCTCTTCCCTTTGAATAAATGTGTCGCTGGCAGTGGAATAATGAGAACCACTCAGACCTAATTGAGACAGCGAGCTCTCTGTTCCGGGGCGCCCTTTCCACCATGACGCCATCAGCAGGTTCACCTCGACAGCTTCCACCGAGCGTGGCGGGAATCGGCCCAAAGAGCAGGGTGATGTTCCCATTAGGAATGGGTCACGCATCTGAGTACATCAGGCAAAGAGTTGCGCTCATTGGGTAAGATTAACAACCGTCACCATCCATGTTGGCTTTTAGGAATGGTTGCTGGTATTTTCAGAAGATCCTTACATGAATGTTTCTGGATTGTAGATGATTTGTTCTTGTTGCAGGGACGCAGCTCATCGTGTTCATCCGCTAGCAGGTCAGGGAGCCAACCTGGGATTTGGGGATGTAGCTTGCCTCACGCAGCTCTTGAGCCAGGCAGCTTTTGATGGGAAAGACCTGGGTCAGTGAGCTTTTTCTGATGCCAAAACTTAAACGCGATCTGATGATTCAGTCTTTAAAGAGCAGCAGATTTTCCAAatgactgttgctcttttttataaataaaaaaccaaattgtcacttttttttttacttgtgtttTGTGCAGGAGCAATCCAGCACTTGTTGGAGTACGAGACTGAGCGTCAGCGACACAATCTGCCCATGATGGCTGCAATCGACCTCATGAAGCGACTTTATTCCACCAACGCGGCCTTTGTGGTTCTCCTACGCACCTTCGGTCTGCAGGCCACCAACATGCTCCCAGCTTTAAAAGTAGGCTCCATCTCCGTCTGCTTTGGCATCTCCAACCTGGATCGCGCTCAGATCAAATCAACCACCTGTCAACTCTAAGCTCCGCCCACACCATGACCCCACCCTCTCTTTCTGATTACATGGAGCTTTACCGTAGCAGTGCCTATAATTTCAAGAGTTCTGAACCTACTACTATGGCGTCTAAGTTTAGCCCTAAATTTAGTGTTACCAAAAGTGTGTGGGTGGGGTGCACTGCTGGCCCTGGGGCAGCGGACAGTGGTGTTGGCTTGTGTTTTCACACTCCTTTTATTACCGACCACTCATGTGAAATGACTTTATTTCCTACTAAGTATCTCTAACCGACATAGCTGTAACTGGCTGCGAAGGCGTTTCACTGAGTTAAAAGTGACATTTTTCCATATTAAACGCTGAGTTCAGAAGTTTACAGGTCTTGTTTAGGTTTGCAGTTCCACTCACTCAAAGCAAGCTTTCGAAAAGCGTGATTCAAAGGTTGCACAATCTTATTTCTGCTTCGTTTTCTCGTTTCAGGAGCAGATCATGGCCTACGCAAGCAAGTGATAAACCTGCAGAAGAGTGCGTGTTGGATTTTCAGTCATTTTCAGCTTTAAAATCTTTTGgtgtaaaataaatgaataaaaccttttgataTTTATTACTCTGATTCCATTATTTATGTTTGATAGTTAGAAACGTTTGAGTCAAATCACATTTTCCATGTTTTATTAAAACATACATGTTTAGAATTCCCTTATGTCACAAGATTTAATGAAAAACATTTACATAGTATCGGAAATCAAAGTATCGACACTAATAGACAAAGACGATCTCGGCAACTGTGTGATGTAAAAGATGTTCCTGCCAAACCATTTCACTAAGTTTACATTGTGTATATATACAGCAGTAGTAACTGAATACGTTTAATAATGAAAAAGACAGCATACTGTAGGCAAAAAAGAATTTTGCATGAGAATAATAAAAATACTCTTGCGtaaactttcatttttttaaatatttgtacAATTCACAAGAAAGATTTTACAACAAAGTGGAAAAGGACAAGTTTCCAGAGGAGTTTATACATAATTTGTGTTTTAGTTCTTATTCTGTAGATGAAGTTGTTGGGTGCACCATCGGAGTGGTTCAGCTCAGACCCCTGCCGTTTAATCAAGCTTGATAGGGTTACtgttaaaaactaaataaaataataCCAACTGCACCAATAAAAACACAACCTTCTCTGTGTCTGAATCATGGCGAGCCCAACACTAAAGAATATTTACAACGGTAAAAGAAATCAAAGCAACTGTTCATAAGCTACAATATCTGCAGGTAAAGTGTTTTGTGCAAAGttgaggaaaaaaaaacagcaaaaatgctGCATGGTAGTCAGCTGCTCCCTTTCCAATGATGTCTTACTTGTTTAATGCTAAGCAAACGAACTAGGGTCCTGTAAAAACTGTTTACTGCCAGAATAAAGAGAGAATGGATTTACAAGCATCTAGAAAGACAATTGTGGTTGCAACTCCAGCAACTAGTGTCTAAGTTTGTTCCACTATGCTGCAACAGCGCACACCAGGACCAAAGTAAGCACCAAAACACCATGACTCCTTGCATCGCCTCCAAAAATACCCTCTTTACAGGTTGGTCAGGGAAGATTTCAGATCCCCCACCCATAAGGAACCATAAAATGTAAacgttttataaaaataaaatcagcCCACCAATTCTGAGCTCAACATACAGTAGAAAAAGATGGCCTTATAAAAATATAGTGATTTCTATTTTGCTTTTTTGTTTAAAAACAGTTCATGAAGTGTTTGCAGGGTGCTGAGGTTTGGTGACAGGAGGGGGTTGGGGTGTGGTGGTGGGTGAGGATGGAAGGAGGACCCACAGTGACAGACTGTCTCTCTCAGTGCCAGCTGCAACTAGTGCACACTGTCCTTAGTGGATGTTGAAGTTTCTGAAGAAGTCGAAGGTCGCACCGAGGGCCCAGCTCGTCTCCACATTGTTCACCTTCTTGGCCAGCTGTTGAACAAAGTGAGAGGAGATTCTCCATTAAAACTTAATGGTTATTTTGATGAGTTCTCCATTTAGATTCTTGGACCACGGCTTGAGCATCTCACCTGCAGCATTGTGCTCTCCTTGAAGCCAAAGCCCTCCTTTAGCAGGCAGGTGATATACGTCATATCCATGCAGAGGAAGGGGTTGATGGCACCATATTTGGTCATCTTGTTGCACACTGCAAACAAAAACAAGAtcaattatttaaataaaatcttGGAATCTATTTTCTTTGTTTAAAATTTTCACCTAATAGCGTTAAAAAAACACTTCTAGCCCTTGTGCTACATGACTGGGATTTCTATTTTGTTTGGCTGCATGAGCAGGGAGGTGTGAGGAGTGCGGCTGAGGGTCAGCGCAGGGCTACGggtgggtgtgtttgtgtgtttaagcATCCAGGTGGTGTGTGGCTGTCAGGTGCCTTCCTGCCTGGGCCCTGCAGACACCTTCAGCTCAGCTGCC from Nothobranchius furzeri strain GRZ-AD chromosome 18, NfurGRZ-RIMD1, whole genome shotgun sequence harbors:
- the coq6 gene encoding ubiquinone biosynthesis monooxygenase COQ6, mitochondrial encodes the protein MHKLTRAPLALNGLRCLLTDKHISAVNIIKRGCVCAENRGVSDKKEVYDVIISGGGMVGSAMACSLGMDPNLTGKRILLLEAGHKKVMEKVPDAYSIRVSSISPGSATLLSGIGAWEHITKMRCKPYKRMQVWDACSDALITFDKEDLLDEMAYIVENDIIVAAITKQLDTLPDNVQVKYRSKVVKYTWPVFHRTADAVPWVQVTLASGQTLQTKLLIGADGPNSMVRQELGIPTVKWNYDQSAVVAVLRLSEPTENNVAWQRFLPTGPIAMLPLSDTESSLVWSTSPELAEELLELEEESFVDAVNSAFWNNENHSDLIETASSLFRGALSTMTPSAGSPRQLPPSVAGIGPKSRVMFPLGMGHASEYIRQRVALIGDAAHRVHPLAGQGANLGFGDVACLTQLLSQAAFDGKDLGAIQHLLEYETERQRHNLPMMAAIDLMKRLYSTNAAFVVLLRTFGLQATNMLPALKEQIMAYASK